In a single window of the Zea mays cultivar B73 chromosome 5, Zm-B73-REFERENCE-NAM-5.0, whole genome shotgun sequence genome:
- the LOC100282100 gene encoding 26S protease regulatory subunit S10B: MADAEDAAAARRRAAITDYRKKLLNCRELESRVGTVRESLKNAKRDFTKTEDDLKSLQSVGQIIGEVLRPLDNERFIVKASSGPRYVVGCRSKVDKEKLTSGTRVVLDMTTLTIMRTLPREVDPVVYNMLHEDPGNVSYSAVGGLSDQIRELRESIELPLMNPELFLRVGIKPPKGVLLYGPPGTGKTLLARAIASNIDANFLKIVSSAIIDKYIGESARLIREMFGYARDHQPCIIFMDEIDAIGGRRFSEGTSADREIQRTLMELLNQLDGFDELGKVKMIMATNRPDVLDPALLRPGRLDRKIEIPLPNEQSRMEVLKIHAAGIAKHGEIDYEAVVKLAEGFNGADLRNVCTEAGMAAIRAERDYVVHEDFMKAVRKLNDAKKLESSAHYSADFGKE; the protein is encoded by the exons ATGGCCGATGCGGaggacgccgccgccgcgcgccgacGGGCCGCCATAACCGACTACCGCAAGAAGCTGCTCAACTGCAGGGAGCTCGAGTCGCGCGTCGGCACCG TGAGAGAAAGCCTTAAAAATGCAAAGAGGGATTTTACCAAGACTGAAGACGACTTGAAATCTCTGCAGAGCGTGGGGCAAATAATTGGAGAGGTTCTCCGACCTCTTGATAATGAACGCT TTATTGTGAAGGCCAGCAGTGGTCCCCGATATGTGGTCGGTTGCCGAAGTAAAGTAGACAAGGAGAAGTTGACATCTGGAACTCGTGTTGTACTTGACATGACGACCTTGACAATAATGCGCACTCTTCCACGGGAG GTGGATCCAGTGGTATATAACATGCTTCATGAAGATCCAGGAAATGTCAGTTACTCTGCTGTAGGCGGTTTGTCTGATCAGATTAGGGAGCTCAGGGAGTCCATTGAGTTACCACTTATGAACCCTGAACTCTTTCTTCGGGTGGGAATTAAGCCTCCTAAG GGTGTTCTACTCTACGGTCCTCCGGGAACTGGGAAGACCCTATTGGCAAGGGCTATCGCCAGTAACATCGATGCCAACTTTTTGAAG ATTGTTTCAAGCGCTATTATTGACAAATACATTGGAGAAAGTGCTCGTTTGATTAGAGAAATGTTTGGCTATGCACGTGATCACCAA CCATGCATCATCTTCATGGATGAAATTGATGCCATTGGTGGGCGAAGATTCAGTGAGGGAACTAGTGCTGATCGTGAGATCCAGCGGACGTTGATGGAACTCCTTAATCAATTAGACGGTTTTGATGAGCTCGGAAAG GTAAAGATGATCATGGCCACGAATCGACCTGATGTTCTGGACCCTGCGCTCCTGCGTCCTGGACGTTTAGACAGGAAGATTGAAATTCCGCTACCCAACGAGCAATCAAGAATGGAAGTTCTAAAAATCCATGCAGCTGGTATTGCCAAGCATGGGGAAATTGATTATGAAGCAGTCGTGAAACTAGCTGAA GGTTTCAATGGTGCTGATCTTCGGAACGTGTGCACTGAAGCTGGTATGGCTGCAATTCGTGCAGAGAGAGATTATGTAGTCCACGAAGACTTCATGAAG GCTGTGCGGAAGCTAAATGATGCGAAAAAGCTGGAATCAAGTGCGCATTACAGCGCAGATTTTGGCAAAGAGTAA